From the Psilocybe cubensis strain MGC-MH-2018 chromosome 9, whole genome shotgun sequence genome, one window contains:
- a CDS encoding Pyranose dehydrogenase 3: MWPKHAVHFIALSFVISCPFAEIIANVSQLSRTTYDFIVVGGGTAGAVVASRLSENLNFKVLLIEAGSSNVGVTKSLVPGLFRDLQKSIYDWNYTTVPGTGIANRTLDYPRGHILGGTSSINGMAYTRGSRDDYDRWAQVTGDPGWSWDSISPYFFKNEKFLNSVYDGNSGLTPVSDPSAHGFNGSMFTGLPVNAMTIDQRVIQVTQELPSIFPFLKDINSGTPLGVGWNQASIGNGSRSSSATAYLSIAATSRVNLDVLVNTKVTRVFGTLNSFNFVQVADSETILKANKEIILSAGCINTPHILLNSGIGDETELTALNISKILHIPSVGKNLTDQPKVSVQYSVNSNGFWDTINTNTTLQAMAMSLWSQNGTGPYASPFSNFLAWSRLPDDSPVISEFGDPSPGPNAPHIELFPVSASSSATEPGLVGSMAAILLSPKSRGSVTLNPEDPSGPPAVDLGFYTSDFDMSAMVYAIKLAQQFYSAKAFNGYILQQLSPPPNSTVDELKAYIRTSTTTVYHGVTSASMSAKGASYGVTDPDLRVKGANGLRIVDASVIPFIPAAHIQAPVYAVAERASDLIKATWS; this comes from the exons ATGTGGCCCAAGCATGCCGTACATTTCATCGCACTGTCGTTCGTGATATCGTGCCCATTCGCAGAGATTATTGCGAATGTCAGCCAATTATCGAGAACAACATACGATTTCATTGTTGTAGGAG GAGGCACAGCAGGAGCCGTTGTGGCGAGCAGGTTATCCGAGAACCTCAACTTCAAAGTGCTTCTTATCGAAGCTGGGTCATC GAACGTGGGCGTTACGAAATCACTCGTACCGGGTCTCTTCAGGGACCTCCAGAAATCGATATATGACTGGAACTATACCACGGTTCCTGGAACGGGCATAGCTAATCGAACCTTGGATTATCCCAGAGGACACATACTGGGGGGAACCAGTTCGATTA ACGGCATGGCATATACCCGAGGCTCTCGAGACGACTACGATAGGTGGGCTCAAGTGACTGGAGATCCTGGATGGTCATGGGACAGCATATCGCCATACTTCTTCAAG AACGAGAAATTCCTCAACTCTGTTTACGATGGCAATAGTGGGTTGACCCCAGTCAGTGATCCTTCAGCTCACGGCTTCAACGGGTCAATGTTCACTGGCCTGCCAGTCAACGCGATGACAATTGACCAAAGAGTCATTCAAGTTACTCAAGAACTCCCGTCGATATTTCCATTTCTAAAGGATATAAATTCTGGGACGCCTCTAGGAGTTG GTTGGAATCAAGCTAGCATCGGAAACGGGAGCAGAAGTAGCTCCGCGACAGCGTACCTTTCAATCGCGGCCACGAGCCGCGTCAATTTGGATGTCCTCGTGAACACTAAAGTCACCCGCGTCTTTGGGACGTTGAATTCTTTCAACTTTGTTCAAGTTGCGG ATTCTGAGACCATTCTCAAGGCCAATAAAGAAATCATTCTGTCGGCCGGATGTATCAACACCCCGCACATTCTACTCAACTCTGGTATCGGCGATGAGACTGAACTGACAGCACTCAATATCTCAAAGATTCTGCATATCCCCAGTGTCGGCAAGAATTTAACCGATCAACCAAAGGTGTCGGTCCAATATTCCGTCAACTCAAATGGGTTCTGGGATAC AATCAATACGAACACTACCTTACAAGCCATGGCTATGTCCTTATGGAGTCAGAACGGGACGGGTCCTTACGCCAGCCCCTTTTCCAATTTCCTCGCATGGTCGCGCCTCCCAGATGATTCGCCTGTTATCTCTGAATTTGGGGACCCTTCTCCAGGACCAAATGCGCCTCACATTGAGCTTTTCCCTGTG AGCGCTTCTTCATCCGCCACTGAACCGGGCCTCGTTGGATCAATGGCTGCTATATTATTATCCCCTAAATCTC GTGGGTCAGTGACGCTCAACCCGGAGGATCCCTCAGGACCGCCCGCGGTCGATCTTGGATTTTACACCTCGGACTTCGATATGAGCGCCATGGTATACGCGATAAAGCTCGCACAGCAATTTTACAGTGCAAAAGCGTTCAACGGATATATCCTCCAGCAACTTTCTCCTCCACCAAACTCGACAGTCGACGAGTTGAAAGCATATATCCGCACGTCGACTACCACTGTATACCACGGCGTCACCTCTGCATCTATGTCTGCCAAAGGTGCTAGCTATGGTGTCACGGATCCAGATTTGAGGGTTAAAGGCGCAAATGGCTTGCGTATCGTTGATGCGTCGGTTATT CCATTTATACCCGCCGCTCACATACAAGCGCCTGTGTATGCTGTTGCGGAGCGTGCTTCAGACCTCATAAAGGCTACATGGAGTTGA
- a CDS encoding Aryl-alcohol dehydrogenase [NADP(+)] → MSRIWKPAPPPKTGLGVYRVLSPNAGVRVSPIQLGAMSIGDKWGELGMGSMDKESSFKLLDAYFDNGGNFIDTANNYQDETSELFVGEWAEKRGIRDQLFIATKYTTNFKARNPSVEQQILYVGNNAKSMHISVEASLKKLRTTYIDLLYVHWWDWDTSVEEVMRSLHTLVLQGKVLYLGVSDTPAWIVAKANQYAKDHALTPFIIYQGAWNIMQRSFEREIIPMARSEGLALAPWNVLAAGKIRTDEEEEKRRQTGEKGRTVMSDQWERTEQEKAVCKALEKVASEVGAKHITAVAIAYLMQKTPYVFPIVGGRKVEHLLANVEALEITLSDEQIKYLESVVAFDPGFPNTMIGDGSAPTVFISSSGRVADRIRLQPIRPSTSNS, encoded by the exons ATGTCTAGGATCTggaaaccagcaccccctccCAAAACCGGCCTTGGTGTTTACCGTGTACTTTCCCCAAATGCCGGTGTCCGTGTTTCCCCTATTCAACTTGGTGCAATGAGCATCGGTGACAAGTGGGGTGAACTTGGTATGGGTAGTATGGACAAGGAAAGCAGCTTTAAACTCCTCGACGCCTATTTTGACAATGGAGGAAATTTCATCGATACCGCGAACAATTA TCAAGACGAAACCTCGGAGCTCTTCGTCGGGGAGTGGGCAGAAAAAAGAGGGATTAGAGATCAATTATTTATCGCTACTAAG TATAcaacaaacttcaaagctCGCAATCCTTCTGTTGAACAGCAAATATTGTATGTTGGAAACAATGCAAAATCGATGCATATATCCGTGGAGGCATCTTTGAAAAAGCTTCGTACCACGTACATAGACCTTCTCTATGTTCATTGGTGGGACTGGGACACTAGTGTGGAAGAAGTAATGAGGTCCCTTCATACCTTAGTATTACAGGGGAAGGTCTTGTACCTC GGTGTCTCTGACACGCCAGCATGGATCGTTGCTAAAGCGAACCAGTACGCAAAGGACCATGCGCTCACTCCATTCATCATCTATCAAGGCGCATGGAACATCATGCAGCGTTCGTTTGAACGTGAAATCATTCCTATGGCAAGATCAGAAG GTCTGGCCCTTGCTCCTTGGAATGTACTCGCTGCCGGTAAAATAAGGaccgacgaagaagaggagaaacgTCGTCAAACTGGTGAAAAGGGGCGTACTGTTATGTCGGATCAATGGGAACGTACGGAGCAGGAGAAAGCGGTATGCAAGGCTCTCGAGAAGGTGGCATCGGAAGTTGGAGCTAAACATATCACTGCGG TTGCTATTGCATACTTGATGCAAAAAACCCCATACGTCTTCCCAATTGTTGGTGGGCGTAAAGTAGAACATCTACTCGCCAACGTTGAAGCTCTCGAAATTACTCTCAGCGATGAGCAGATCAAGTATTTGGAAAGCGTCGTGGCATTCGACCCTGGATTCCCCAACACTATGATT GGAGATGGATCGGCACCGACTGTCTTCATATCATCCTCTGGACGAGTTGCGGACCGTATCAGACTTCAGCCAATTCGTCCATCCACCAGCAATTCCTAA
- a CDS encoding Oxidoreductase (Oxidoreductase AN1596): protein MPSLLDVSQANANYAPSYVPVMVVTGGTAGIGQSMANALARHLHGRIHIIIFGRNKSAAESFLASLPKTEESTYEFLECDLTLMQNVCSLAGQIKERVSRVNFLVHCAAVVGFGGRQETEEGIDIKLALRYYSRWVLTYNLLPLLQNAKGNGESSSVITVLGAGLGPEINLDNLGLKNSYKGLKAMAQSTAYNDLMVAEFSRQNPDISFTHIHPGVVYTGTISNQHLATKILVIPLRPLLWLLTTPRQDCAEYMLYAMLYANKGMNRRNKTGDDIGMLKFPQAENAQTLLWEHTALVTGTDS from the exons ATGCCTTCCCTCCTCGACGTCTCTCAGGCTAACGCAAACTACGCGCCTTCGTATGTTCCTGTAATGGTTGTCACCGGAGGCACCGCAGGAATAGGACAAAGCATGGCCAACGCTTTGGCACGTCATCTACATGGACGAATTCACATCATCATTTTCGGGCGCAACAAAAGTGCTGCAGAATCATTCCTCGCATCTCTTCCAAAAACTGAGGAATCAACATACGAGTTCTTGGAATGCGACCTCACTTTGATGCAGAATGTTTGTTCTTTGGCTGGTCAGATCAAAGAGCGCGTTTCTCGCGTTAACTTCCTCGTTCATTGTGCCGCTGTTGTTGGCTTTGGAGGAAGGCAGGAAACAGAGGAAGGCATTGATATTAAACTGGCATTGAGGTATTACTCCAGATGGGTTCTGACGTATAACCTCCTTCCCTTGCTACAGAATGCGAAAGGAAACGGCGAGTCATCGAGCGTCATTACCGTTCTCGGAGCCGGCCTTGGACCAGAAATTAATCTCGACAATCTAGGCTTGAAGAACTCTTACAAAGGCCTAAAAGCCATGGCTCAAAGTACTGCTTATAATGACCTCATGGTCGCG GAATTTTCCCGCCAAAATCCTGATATTTCGTTCACTCACATTCATCCCGGAGTCGTCTATACAGGAACCATCAGCAACCAGCACTTGGCTACCAAAATTCTTGTTATTCCCCTTCGTCCTTTACTGTGGCTCTTAACTACACCTAGGCAGGATTGTGCAGAGTATATGTTATATGCAATGCTATATGCCAACAAGGGAATGAACCGACGCAACAAAACTGGCGATGATATTGGAATGTTAAAGTTTCCTCAAGCCGAAAATGCGCAAACTCTGCTGTGGGAACACACAGCGCTGGTAACCGGAACTGACTCGTAA
- a CDS encoding Alpha-L-arabinofuranosidase, producing the protein MKGLIALVLLATSSFVAAGPCDIYASGGTPCVAAHSTTRALFNNFSGALYQVRRGSDNATTNISPLSAGGVANATSQDSFCAQTTCLITTIFDQTGRGNHLNQAPPGGFNGPDPNGFDNLASATGAPVILGGHKAYGVFISPGTGYRNNTASGTAKGDAAQGMYAVFDGTHFNGGCCFDYGNAETSSRDTGNGHMEAIYFGSSTTWGTGSGNGPWIMADLENGLFSGSNVHLNSGDQTINDRFVTAVVKGQPGNWAIRGGNAASGSLTTFWNGPRPSVSGYNPMSKEGAIILGIGGDNSNGAQGTFYEGVMTSGFPSDATENSVQANIVDAGYATTSLTSGPALTVGSSISFRATTACCTTRFIAHTGSAVNTQVVDSSSNTTLKQQASWSVRTGLGNSACFSFESRDTPGSFIRHFNFVLVVNANDGSKEFSEDATFCPQAGLNGQGNTIKSWNYPTRAFRHFDNNLFAASNGGVHYFDAPAQYNDDASFVISAGFA; encoded by the coding sequence ATGAAAGGTTTAATTGCTCTAGTTCTCCTTGCTACCTCCTCTTTTGTCGCTGCAGGGCCTTGCGACATCTACGCCTCAGGTGGCACTCCATGTGTCGCTGCTCACAGTACGACTCGCGCGCTTTTCAACAATTTCAGTGGCGCGCTTTACCAAGTAAGGCGCGGCTCCGACAATGCAACGACAAACATTTCACCATTATCCGCTGGAGGCGTCGCTAATGCTACCTCACAAGATAGCTTCTGCGCTCAAACCACTTGCCTAATCACCACCATATTTGACCAAACTGGGCGCGGCAATCATCTTAACCAAGCCCCACCTGGCGGGTTTAACGGACCCGACCCCAATGGATTCGATAACCTCGCCAGCGCTACTGGCGCTCCAGTGATATTAGGTGGCCACAAGGCATATGGTGTCTTCATTTCTCCTGGCACTGGATACCGCAACAACACTGCTAGCGGCACAGCCAAAGGCGACGCGGCGCAGGGCATGTATGCTGTCTTCGACGGGACCCATTTCAATGGAGGCTGCTGTTTTGACTACGGCAACGCAGAGACAAGCAGTCGCGACACAGGCAACGGCCACATGGAGGCCATTTATTTCGGCAGTTCGACAACCTGGGGAACTGGGTCTGGCAATGGTCCTTGGATCATGGCCGATCTTGAGAATGGTTTATTCTCCGGCTCCAACGTTCATCTGAACTCTGGAGACCAGACGATCAATGACCGCTTCGTCACTGCCGTCGTCAAAGGGCAGCCTGGAAACTGGGCCATTCGTGGGGGCAATGCTGCTTCCGGGTCACTCACAACGTTCTGGAACGGTCCACGTCCCAGTGTGTCCGGGTACAACCCCATGTCAAAAGAGGGTGCTATTATTCTCGGAATCGGCGGCGACAACAGTAACGGCGCACAAGGCACATTCTACGAGGGAGTGATGACCTCGGGATTCCCCTCGGATGCTACTGAGAACTCAGTGCAAGCCAACATTGTAGATGCAGGATACGCCACGACTTCGTTAACCAGCGGCCCCGCTCTCACCGTTGGTTCCTCCATTTCCTTCCGCGCAACCACAGCCTGTTGTACGACGCGCTTCATCGCACACACCGGCTCTGCCGTTAACACCCAAGTCGTTGACTCCTCAAGCAATACAACACTCAAGCAGCAGGCAAGCTGGTCGGTCCGCACTGGTCTAGGAAACAGTGCATGCTTCTCGTTCGAGTCAAGAGACACCCCTGGAAGCTTCATCAGGCATTTCAACTTCGTCCTTGTTGTAAACGCTAACGACGGCAGCAAGGAGTTCTCCGAAGACGCAACATTTTGCCCGCAAGCAGGACTCAATGGCCAAGGCAACACAATCAAATCCTGGAACTACCCCACACGCGCCTTCCGTCACTTCGACAACAATCTCTTCGCCGCCAGTAACGGCGGTGTTCATTACTTCGATGCCCCTGCCCAGTACAATGACGATGCCAGTTTCGTAATCAGCGCCGGTTTTGCTTGA
- a CDS encoding putative glucan 1,3-beta-glucosidase D — MGSERPFGSAPQTSSDIKATYAPLPLADGSNLLQPQAPFAADNDPESPRDSYAAQSSVAGSQTLFPIKNERDDNLENASPVDPYPTPKRMSRKLIVGAIIALIVIILAIVLSIYFAVVKPRSKSSSSTPAAAASSSIHGSVSPTSTSDSAKPSSSATAEELWGGDGSTVKASDGSTFTYNNKFGGIWYSDPSDPFKDYAYPNSWTPPLNQSWDFEKDRIFGVNLGGWLVLEPFISPELFQRYPGAVDEWTLSTLMAADTANGGLNQLEEHYKTFITEQDIAEIAGAGLNWIRLPIPFWAIDTWGDEPFLAKTSWKYFVQALQWCKKYGIRVKLDLHTIPGSHNAYNHSGKMGQINFLYGVMGMANAQRTLNYLRIITQFISQPEYKDVVIIFGIMNEALVSQIGTEEIRAFYVEAYKIIRGITGYGAGNGPYISIHDGFQTLARWPGFLQGADRVMIDSHPYMAFDGVPALDPIDTGTGPGAGGEWPQRACTRWAGAFNASRNAFGVTVSGEFSNGINDCGLFLRGVRGRTSYGGNCQDWMDSSTWSAGTIAGLLAFSSASMDAFRDYFFWTWKIGESNKGIVEAPLWSYKLGLERGWMPKDPRTVIGACGPPTGPSWGGKFESWMTGGAGAGSVPIQTAQYPWPPAQLADGNVVSQLPLYTSTGTPVTLPMPTFTDSNGQAVSVTANGWFNPNDNGPAPTPIAGCSYPDPWNANGVPIPAGCGAGGLVSRAQITPPPVPRSF; from the exons ATGGGTTCCGAACGACCCTTTGGATCTGCGCCCCAGACCAGCTCTGATATCAAAGCTACCTACGCTCCTTTACCCCTCGCAGATGGTTCTAACCTACTCCAACCGCAAGCTCCGTTCGCTGCCGACAACGACCCTGAATCACCACGGGACTCCTATGCAGCACAGTCGTCTGTAGCAGGCTCACAAACTCTTTTCCCTATCAAAAACGAACGCGATGATAACTTGGAAAATGCGTCACCTGTTGATCCATACCCCACCCCAAAACGAATGTCCCGTAAACTTATTGTCGGTGCCATAATTGCTTTGATTGTCATAATTCTAGCCATCGTTCTCTCCATTTACTTTGCTGTTGTCAAACCTCGTTCCaagtcttcctcttcaacgCCGGCAGCCGCCGCTTCATCGTCGATTCACGGCTCCGTTTCCCCTACATCAACAAGTGATAGCGCGAAACCCAGCAGTAGTGCAACAGCTGAAGAGTTGTGGGGTGGTGATGGGTCGACTGTTAAAGCTAGCGATGGATCTACGTTTACGTACAACAACAAGTTTGGTGGAATAT GGTATTCGGATCCCAGCGACCCTTTCAAGGACTACGCATACCCGAATTCGTGGACTCCGCCTCTGAATCAAAGTTGGGATTTCGAAAAAGATCGAATTTTTGG TGTTAACCTTGGTGGATGGCTTGTCTTAGAGCCATTTATCAGCCCCGAGCTATTTCAGAGATATCCCGGCGCGGTAGACGAATGGACACTCAGTACCCTTATGGCTGCAGACACTGCCAACGGAGGCTTAAACCAACTGGAAGAGCATTATAAGACCTTCATT ACTGAACAAGATATTGCCGAGATTGCTGGTGCTGGGTTGAACTGGATCAGATTACCAATCCCGTTTTGGGCCATTGACACATGGGGAGACGAACCTTTCCTCGCCAAGACTAGCTGGAA ATATTTCGTCCAAGCTTTGCAATGGTGCAAGAAATACGGTATTCGTGTTAAACTCGACCTCCATACCATTCCTGGATCCCATAACG CATACAATCACTCCGGAAAGATGGGTCAAATCAACTTCTTGTATGGAGTGATGGGGATGGCCAATGCCCAGCGCACATTGAATTATCTTCGAATCATCACCCAGTTTATCTCGCAGCCTGAATACAAAGACGTTGTGATCATCTTCGGCATCATGAACGAGGCCTTGGTTAGTCAAATTGGGACGGAGGAAATTCGTGCATT TTACGTCGAGGCGTATAAGATAATCCGAGGTATCACCGGATACGGTGCAGGAAATGGACCATACATCAGTATTCATGACGGGTTCCAAACTCTTGCGAGATGGCCTGGTTTCTTGCAGGGAGCTGACAGAGTAATGATCGATAGCCACCCGTACATGGCGTTTGATGGTGTTCCAGCATTGGACCCCATCGATACTGGCACTGGACCGGGTGCTGGTGGAGAATGGCCCCAAAGGGCATGCACTCGGTGGGCCGGCGCTTTCAATGCCAG TCGTAATGCCTTCGGTGTCACTGTCTCCGGAGAATTTAGCAACGGTATCAATGACTGTGGTCTGTTCCTTAGGGGAGTTCGAGGCAGAACCTCCTACGGCGGCAACTGTCAAGATTGGATGGATTCTTCAACATGGAGTGCCGGCACGATAGCTGGTCTTCTCGCATTTTCATCTGCCAGCATGGACGCATTCCGCGACTATTTCTTCTGGACATGGAAG ATCGGGGAGTCCAATAAGGGAATCGTCGAAGCGCCATTATGGTCGTACAAGCTAGGTCTCGAGCGAGGTTGGATGCCCAAAGATCCCAGGACGGTAATCGGGGCTTGTGGTCCACCCACCGGTCCATCGTGGGGCGGAAAGTTTGAGTCCTGGATGACTGGTGGCGCCGGTGCTGGATCTGTCCCAATCCAAACTGCACAATACCCATGGCCACCTGCCCAACTTGCAGATGGCAACGTGGTTAGCCAGCTACCGCTGTATACCTCTACAGGCACCCCTGTGACGCTTCCCATGCCCACTTTCACGGACAGCAATGGTCAGGCTGTCTCTGTCACTGCCAATGGCTGGTTCAATCCAAACGACAACGGCCCTGCTCCAACTCCCATCGCAGGATGCTCATACCCTGATCCATGGAATGCCAATGGCGTTCCAATTCCAGCTGGCTGTGGTGCTGGAGGCTTGGTGTCGCGCGCGCAGATCACCCCGCCTCCCGTTCCTCGCTCTTTCTAA